A genomic segment from Vidua macroura isolate BioBank_ID:100142 chromosome Z, ASM2450914v1, whole genome shotgun sequence encodes:
- the OSTF1 gene encoding osteoclast-stimulating factor 1 has product MSKPPPKPAKPGQVKVFRALYTFEPRTPDELYFEEGDIIYISDMSDTNWWKGTCKGRTGLIPSNYVAEQAESIDNPLHEAAKRGNLSWLRECLDNRVGVNGLDKAGNTALYWACHGGHKDVVDVLLTQANVELNQQNKLGDTALHAAAWKGYADIVEMLLEKGARTDLKNNEKKLALDMATNAACASLLKKKQSAGTVRTLSNAEEYLDDEDSD; this is encoded by the exons ATGTCCAAGCCGCCACCTAAACCGGCCAAGCCAG gccAGGTTAAAGTATTCAGGGCCCTGTATACGTTTGAGCCCAGAACG ccagatGAACTGTACTTTGAAGAAGGAGATATCATTTACATCTCAGACATG AGTGATACAAATTGGTGGAAAGGAACTTGCAAAGGGAGAACTGGACTAATTCCAAGCAACTATG TGGCAGAGCAAGCAGAGTCTATTGATAATCCACTGCATGAAGCTGCCAAACGAG GCAATCTGAGCTGGTTGAGAGAGTGTTTGGATAATCGAGTTGGTGTCAATGGGTTAGACAAAGCTGGAAACACAGCTCTGTATTGGGCATGCCATGGAGGCCATAAAG ATGTTGTAGATGTCCTGCTTACCCAGGCAAACGTAGAGTTAAACCAACAG AACAAATTGGGAGACACAGCTTTGCATGCTGCTGCATGGAAAGGTTATGCAGATATTGTAgagatgctgctggaaaagg GGGCAAGAACAGATCTGAAAAACAATGAGAAGAAACTGGCTTTAGATATGGCAACAAACGCAGCTTGTGCTTCCTTGCTTAAGAAGAAGCAGAGTGCAg